A DNA window from Gillisia sp. Hel1_33_143 contains the following coding sequences:
- a CDS encoding mechanosensitive ion channel family protein gives MDKLNDWEAYAKDYTEKFIDYLPTLIGALAILLIGWWVIKLVVSYTRKLFNKTDYDQNLENFVLNLLSWTLKILLFIVVVTQLGIETTSLVAVVGAAGLAVGLALQGSLSNFAGGVLIIVLKPFRIGDWIEAQGVSGTVKETTLFYTKLNTFGNQLAVIPNGQLTNDNIINYTVEGKRKDAITIGISYDSDIKQAKDILLNLMQEQKEIFTDPAPQVVVTELADSAVNLSARFWANNEDFWNCHWYTIEEAKTRLEGAGIGIPFPQRDIHFFDHSKENKSE, from the coding sequence ATGGATAAATTAAATGACTGGGAAGCATACGCAAAAGATTATACTGAAAAGTTTATAGATTATTTACCGACACTCATTGGTGCATTAGCCATTTTGTTAATTGGGTGGTGGGTTATTAAATTAGTAGTAAGTTATACGAGAAAACTCTTTAATAAGACCGATTACGACCAAAATCTTGAAAATTTTGTTCTAAACTTATTGAGCTGGACTTTAAAGATTCTTTTATTCATAGTAGTAGTTACTCAATTAGGTATCGAGACAACTTCTCTAGTTGCTGTAGTTGGTGCGGCGGGATTAGCAGTGGGTCTGGCATTGCAGGGATCATTGTCTAATTTTGCAGGTGGTGTTCTAATAATAGTTTTAAAACCTTTTAGAATTGGAGACTGGATAGAAGCTCAGGGAGTTTCTGGTACGGTTAAAGAAACCACTTTGTTCTACACTAAGCTAAATACTTTTGGTAATCAACTAGCAGTTATACCAAACGGCCAATTAACTAATGATAATATCATTAATTATACTGTAGAAGGTAAAAGAAAAGATGCCATTACTATTGGGATTTCTTATGATAGTGATATAAAACAGGCCAAAGATATTCTTCTGAATTTAATGCAAGAGCAAAAAGAGATCTTCACAGATCCTGCTCCACAAGTTGTAGTTACAGAGCTTGCAGATAGCGCTGTAAATCTTTCTGCTAGATTTTGGGCAAATAACGAAGACTTCTGGAATTGCCACTGGTATACAATAGAAGAAGCAAAAACAAGACTAGAAGGTGCAGGTATTGGAATTCCATTCCCACAAAGAGATATTCATTTCTTTGATCATTCTAAAGAAAATAAATCTGAATAA
- the tsaB gene encoding tRNA (adenosine(37)-N6)-threonylcarbamoyltransferase complex dimerization subunit type 1 TsaB → MSNILCIETASTNCSVALGVNGKVVAVKEDYDQGYSHAERLHLFINDILKDNNLELSNLDAIAISKGPGSYTGLRIGVSAAKGLCFSLSIPLISVPTLTALAYQVNTLETKGEFVIPMLDARRMEVYTAVFDASGKQLEDTSAKILDDTSYSEYLEKGKVYFIGSGVDKFKAICQHENALFIDNKMPSAKEMVAIASAKNKISDHEDVAYFEPYYLKDFMAG, encoded by the coding sequence TTGTCTAATATACTTTGTATTGAAACCGCATCTACCAACTGCTCTGTTGCTCTTGGAGTAAATGGAAAAGTTGTAGCTGTAAAAGAAGATTACGATCAAGGCTATTCTCATGCCGAAAGATTGCATCTCTTTATAAATGATATTTTAAAAGATAATAACCTGGAACTTTCCAATTTGGATGCAATTGCCATTAGTAAAGGTCCGGGTTCTTATACAGGATTGAGAATTGGTGTTTCTGCCGCTAAAGGACTGTGCTTTTCTTTGAGCATTCCGCTTATTTCTGTACCTACCTTAACTGCTTTAGCTTATCAGGTAAATACCTTAGAAACAAAAGGAGAATTTGTGATTCCCATGTTAGATGCTCGTAGAATGGAAGTTTACACTGCCGTTTTCGACGCTTCGGGAAAACAACTGGAAGACACCTCTGCTAAGATCTTAGATGACACTTCCTATTCTGAATATTTAGAAAAAGGGAAAGTTTATTTTATTGGTAGTGGAGTAGATAAGTTCAAAGCGATCTGCCAGCATGAAAATGCACTATTTATCGATAATAAAATGCCTTCAGCAAAAGAAATGGTTGCTATAGCTTCGGCTAAAAACAAAATAAGCGACCATGAAGATGTCGCTTATTTTGAACCTTATTATCTTAAAGATTTTATGGCAGGTTAA
- a CDS encoding efflux RND transporter periplasmic adaptor subunit, with protein MKKKTLLIIGVIAVVLIALLIVGKKAGWFGSNANLKEVEITKIEPLSIIETVSATGKIQPEVEVKLSSEVSGEIIDLPIMEGQMVEKGDLLVRINPDIYQSSLQRSRAGLSNVKAGYAQSEASLKEATSNFERNMKLFEKGVISKAEWDKIVASYEVAQASKNAAYYSMQSASASVTEATDNLARTTIYAPMRGTISKLDVELGERVVGTQQMAGTEIMRVANLANMEVEVDVNENDIVKVSVGDSTVVEVDAYLKREFKGIVTEISNSAIEGLTADQVTNFKVKVRILESSYQDLLEGKSENYSPFRPGMTATVDIITRRKDKVIGIPISAIVIKSDTSSKRTVNKPTVSTDEKFETVFVKDGNRAKLRVVKTGIQDDRNIEIISGLKDGETIITGPYNTVTKGLDNGDEVSVANDAKPAE; from the coding sequence ATGAAGAAAAAAACACTTCTTATCATTGGTGTAATAGCCGTTGTACTTATTGCTTTATTAATTGTTGGAAAGAAAGCAGGTTGGTTTGGTTCTAACGCTAATTTAAAAGAGGTTGAGATCACCAAGATTGAACCTCTAAGTATTATTGAAACGGTTTCTGCTACCGGAAAGATTCAGCCGGAAGTAGAAGTTAAACTTTCTTCAGAAGTATCTGGAGAGATCATAGATCTACCAATTATGGAAGGACAGATGGTAGAAAAGGGAGATTTATTAGTTAGAATAAACCCTGACATCTATCAATCTAGTTTGCAAAGATCTCGCGCAGGATTATCCAACGTAAAAGCTGGATATGCCCAATCTGAAGCTAGTTTAAAAGAAGCCACATCTAATTTTGAAAGAAATATGAAATTATTTGAAAAAGGGGTGATCTCTAAAGCAGAGTGGGATAAGATCGTAGCATCTTATGAAGTAGCTCAGGCTTCTAAAAATGCAGCTTACTACAGCATGCAAAGTGCTTCTGCAAGTGTTACTGAGGCTACAGATAACTTGGCAAGAACTACAATTTATGCTCCAATGCGAGGAACAATATCTAAATTAGATGTAGAACTAGGAGAAAGAGTAGTAGGTACTCAACAAATGGCAGGAACAGAGATCATGAGAGTGGCGAATCTGGCTAATATGGAGGTTGAGGTTGATGTAAATGAAAACGATATTGTTAAAGTTTCTGTAGGAGATTCTACCGTGGTAGAGGTAGATGCCTATTTAAAAAGAGAATTTAAAGGAATAGTTACTGAAATATCAAACTCTGCAATTGAAGGTTTAACAGCAGATCAGGTTACTAATTTTAAGGTTAAAGTAAGAATTTTAGAATCTTCGTATCAGGATCTTTTAGAAGGAAAATCTGAGAACTATTCTCCTTTTAGACCTGGAATGACGGCAACTGTAGATATTATTACACGAAGAAAAGATAAGGTTATAGGAATCCCTATTAGTGCAATTGTTATTAAGAGTGATACTTCTTCTAAAAGAACAGTAAATAAGCCTACAGTATCTACTGATGAAAAATTTGAAACTGTCTTTGTTAAGGATGGAAATCGAGCTAAATTGCGTGTTGTAAAAACAGGCATACAGGACGATCGAAATATTGAAATTATCTCTGGTTTAAAAGACGGAGAAACTATTATTACAGGACCTTATAACACTGTTACCAAAGGTTTGGATAATGGTGATGAGGTATCAGTAGCTAACGATGCGAAACCTGCCGAATAA
- a CDS encoding TolC family protein produces the protein MKKLSLLLFILGFGFSIQAQEKKWTLQECVAYALENNISIKQSALDVEEAKINRSDAIGNFLPSLNGQASLSSNGGLSINPTNNRFENTRFTSFSGGATAAVTLFDGLRNLRQYQRSKLTQLSNEYSLELMKDNIALFVANAYLDVLFNKQNLEVLRSQNQVTSDQLDRTGQLVEAGSLPKGDLMEIKATNADEQQRIIVAENNIRISLISLAQILLIKDYENFDIADEGYDVITEDILSNSAEELIAQAKKERFEIKIAEENKAIAVKNVQIARGAYYPTLNAFYNYNTRYSDNDSPFNRNFTTQLYQNDGTSYGLQLSVPIFNGFATRNQVKRSEINVKRAEFQLDQAELDLEANVYQAYVDAKGAAKALEAAKIALEAQQQANDYATERYEVGLTNAFDYSQSKSRLENAQTQVIRTKYDYIFKLKVIELYFGIPVTDLKF, from the coding sequence ATGAAGAAATTAAGCTTATTACTTTTTATTCTGGGTTTCGGTTTTTCGATTCAGGCACAGGAGAAAAAATGGACTTTACAGGAATGTGTTGCATACGCATTAGAAAATAATATCTCTATTAAACAATCTGCTTTAGATGTAGAAGAAGCAAAAATCAATAGAAGTGATGCTATTGGAAACTTTCTACCTTCTTTAAACGGTCAGGCAAGTTTATCTAGTAACGGAGGTTTGAGTATTAATCCAACCAATAACAGGTTTGAAAATACAAGGTTTACCTCTTTCTCTGGAGGAGCAACAGCTGCGGTTACGCTTTTTGACGGACTTAGAAATCTAAGACAATATCAGCGTTCAAAGTTAACTCAACTTTCTAATGAGTATTCGTTGGAATTAATGAAAGACAACATCGCGCTTTTTGTTGCTAATGCCTATTTAGACGTATTGTTCAATAAGCAAAATCTGGAGGTGCTAAGATCACAAAATCAGGTTACTTCAGATCAATTAGACAGAACCGGACAATTGGTAGAAGCTGGATCTCTTCCAAAGGGAGATCTTATGGAGATTAAAGCTACCAATGCAGATGAGCAACAACGTATTATAGTTGCAGAAAATAATATTAGGATCTCACTTATAAGCTTAGCTCAGATTTTACTTATTAAAGATTATGAGAATTTTGATATAGCAGATGAGGGTTATGATGTTATTACAGAAGATATTCTTTCTAATTCTGCTGAAGAATTAATTGCTCAGGCTAAGAAGGAACGTTTTGAGATCAAGATCGCAGAAGAGAATAAAGCGATAGCAGTAAAAAATGTTCAAATTGCAAGAGGAGCTTACTATCCTACGCTAAATGCTTTCTACAACTACAATACCAGATATTCTGATAATGACTCTCCATTTAATAGAAACTTCACTACGCAGTTGTATCAAAATGATGGAACTTCCTATGGTTTACAATTAAGTGTTCCTATTTTTAATGGTTTTGCTACCAGAAATCAGGTTAAGAGAAGCGAAATTAATGTAAAACGTGCAGAATTTCAGTTAGATCAGGCAGAATTAGATCTAGAGGCAAATGTTTATCAGGCTTATGTAGATGCAAAAGGTGCTGCTAAGGCTCTGGAAGCTGCTAAGATAGCTTTAGAGGCTCAACAACAAGCTAACGATTATGCTACAGAAAGGTATGAAGTTGGATTAACAAATGCATTTGATTACAGTCAATCTAAATCTAGATTAGAGAATGCGCAGACACAAGTAATTAGAACTAAATACGATTATATATTTAAATTGAAAGTGATCGAGTTATACTTCGGAATTCCGGTAACCGATCTAAAATTTTAA
- a CDS encoding efflux RND transporter periplasmic adaptor subunit, protein MKKIVTIIILLLIAVTFVGALYYLYQKNQEDPIVYETESPSMQTIVKKTVATGSIVPREEILIKPNISGIIDEIYIEAGDRIKSGDLIAKIRVIPNVSSLQSAKDAVATARINVDNEKKSYDRQKSLFDKGVISANDFESADVTYKRAQQNYKSAQQNFEIVRTGTTSGLGSAANTLIRSTIDGMVLDVPVKTGNQVIESNNFNDGTTLATLADVNLMIFDGKVDESEVGKIKEDLPLEITVGAIENKTFDAVLDYIAPKGVSENGAIQFNIKGTLNKADTTFIRAGLSANASIILDKAVDALAIKEALVQFDPKTQQAFVELEKGDQDFVRKDIKLGVSDGIYVQVLEGLTKDDKIKVWNQLKPAQDFSAN, encoded by the coding sequence ATGAAAAAGATAGTCACCATCATCATCCTATTACTTATAGCAGTCACTTTTGTGGGAGCTTTGTATTATCTGTACCAAAAGAATCAGGAAGATCCAATAGTTTATGAAACAGAGAGCCCTTCTATGCAAACAATCGTTAAGAAAACGGTTGCTACTGGAAGTATCGTTCCTAGAGAAGAGATCTTAATAAAACCGAATATTTCTGGAATTATAGATGAGATCTATATTGAAGCCGGAGATAGAATTAAATCTGGAGATCTAATTGCTAAAATTAGAGTAATCCCTAATGTCTCTTCTTTGCAATCTGCTAAGGATGCAGTTGCTACTGCCAGGATTAATGTAGATAACGAGAAGAAATCTTATGATCGTCAAAAATCTTTGTTTGATAAAGGCGTAATATCTGCCAACGATTTTGAAAGTGCAGATGTAACTTATAAAAGAGCACAACAAAACTACAAATCTGCACAACAGAACTTTGAAATAGTTAGAACCGGTACCACCAGCGGTCTTGGAAGTGCTGCAAATACACTTATAAGATCTACCATAGACGGTATGGTGCTCGATGTTCCTGTAAAAACAGGGAATCAAGTAATTGAGAGTAATAACTTTAATGATGGTACTACTCTGGCAACCCTTGCAGATGTAAATCTTATGATCTTTGATGGGAAGGTTGATGAGAGTGAAGTAGGAAAAATAAAAGAAGATCTTCCTTTAGAAATTACCGTTGGAGCTATAGAAAATAAAACCTTTGATGCAGTACTAGATTATATTGCTCCAAAAGGAGTGAGTGAGAATGGTGCAATCCAGTTCAATATAAAAGGGACCTTAAATAAAGCAGATACAACATTTATAAGAGCTGGGCTTAGTGCAAACGCATCTATTATCTTAGATAAAGCGGTAGATGCTCTTGCAATAAAAGAAGCTTTAGTTCAATTTGATCCTAAGACACAACAGGCTTTTGTAGAGTTGGAAAAGGGGGATCAGGACTTTGTAAGAAAAGATATTAAGCTGGGAGTAAGTGATGGTATTTATGTGCAGGTTCTGGAAGGTCTTACTAAAGATGATAAGATCAAGGTTTGGAATCAACTCAAACCCGCTCAAGACTTTTCTGCAAACTAG
- a CDS encoding ABC transporter permease codes for MFSRDNWNEILEALTANWFRTLLTAFGVLWGIFILVILLAAGKGLENGVKQGFGGIATNTMFMWTQTPSKPYKGLPKGRNYNFKTGDVEAIWQNVPDLRFVSPRNQLGGFGGNNNVVRGLKTGAYNVYGDYPEVIQQEPMDITSGRFVNQSDIKDNRKVAVIGEGVKREMYEANEEVIGSYIKIQGVNFMVIGTYKKKGNNNGNAEEGQKQIYVPFTAFSQAFNMGDRVGWMAITALDGTSITSVKSQIIDVIKERHNIHPDDDRAVGNFDLFQEFSKVNGLFIALKAVAYFVGILVLLSGIIGISNIMLIVVKERTNEIGIRRALGATPWAIRGQILMESIFLTIISGMAGIALATGVIALVNAQLSGMDTSEMMFLNPSVDLRVVFTALTILIISGLLAGLIPAQNAIKIHPVDALRTE; via the coding sequence ATGTTTAGTAGAGATAACTGGAACGAAATTTTAGAAGCGCTAACAGCAAATTGGTTTAGAACCTTGCTAACAGCCTTTGGTGTGCTTTGGGGAATATTTATCCTTGTTATTCTTTTAGCGGCAGGGAAGGGGTTAGAAAATGGGGTGAAACAGGGTTTTGGTGGAATAGCTACCAATACAATGTTCATGTGGACGCAAACACCATCCAAACCGTATAAAGGATTACCAAAGGGAAGAAATTATAATTTTAAGACAGGAGATGTGGAAGCCATATGGCAAAATGTTCCAGATCTTAGATTTGTATCACCTAGAAATCAATTAGGAGGTTTTGGAGGAAATAACAATGTTGTTAGAGGCTTAAAAACGGGGGCTTACAACGTGTATGGAGATTATCCGGAAGTTATTCAGCAAGAACCTATGGATATTACCTCAGGGCGTTTTGTAAATCAGTCAGATATTAAAGATAATAGAAAAGTAGCGGTTATAGGCGAAGGAGTTAAAAGGGAGATGTATGAAGCTAATGAGGAAGTTATAGGAAGTTATATCAAGATTCAAGGAGTGAATTTTATGGTAATTGGTACTTATAAGAAAAAAGGTAACAATAATGGAAACGCAGAAGAAGGACAAAAACAGATCTATGTTCCATTCACCGCATTTTCTCAGGCTTTTAATATGGGAGATCGAGTAGGTTGGATGGCTATAACAGCATTAGATGGAACCTCCATTACCAGTGTAAAATCTCAAATTATAGATGTAATTAAAGAAAGACATAACATTCACCCGGATGATGATAGAGCGGTGGGGAATTTTGATCTTTTTCAGGAATTCAGCAAAGTAAATGGTCTTTTTATAGCGCTAAAAGCAGTGGCGTATTTTGTAGGTATACTTGTGTTATTATCAGGAATTATTGGAATAAGCAACATAATGCTCATAGTAGTTAAAGAACGTACCAATGAAATTGGAATACGTAGAGCGTTGGGGGCAACTCCATGGGCAATTAGAGGGCAGATTTTAATGGAGTCTATATTCCTTACTATTATTTCTGGAATGGCGGGAATTGCTTTAGCTACCGGAGTAATAGCTTTGGTAAATGCACAGTTATCTGGCATGGATACTTCAGAAATGATGTTTCTAAATCCTAGTGTAGATCTAAGAGTGGTATTTACAGCGCTTACTATATTAATAATATCAGGTTTACTGGCAGGTTTAATACCTGCTCAAAATGCCATAAAGATCCATCCAGTAGATGCTTTAAGAACAGAATAA
- a CDS encoding ABC transporter permease, which translates to MFDLERWQEIFETISKNKLRTFLTGLSVASGIFILVILLGIGQGMSNGISREFQNDATNILFVFTGVTSKEYKGLNPGRMIRMKNDDYDYAVNKYQDELEYKSSIYRIWGGIVNYKKEAGTYRVEGVWPDYQFLENASMVSGRFLNYTDQEGYEKVVVVGNKVKTDLFKDGEDPIGKFIEVSGINFKVVGVYTDPGGEREEARVFLPLSTANRVFGGKNELNFLSFTLKPEENFEAALASSQKFSEELESHLKEKHTVAPDDDSAITIQNSLENAKRFYDLMDMIKYFFWGVGICTIVAGIVGVSNIMLIIVKERTREIGVRKALGAEPLSIIVMVLHESIFVTTIAGFTGLIFSLGLLELAGPMIETQYITNPSVDFQVAITTVFILIIAGAIAGFFPAWRAAKIKPIVALRDE; encoded by the coding sequence ATGTTTGATCTTGAAAGATGGCAGGAGATCTTTGAAACGATAAGCAAAAATAAATTGCGAACGTTTCTAACCGGGCTTTCGGTAGCTTCGGGGATATTTATATTGGTGATTCTTTTAGGTATTGGTCAAGGAATGAGCAACGGGATCTCACGAGAGTTTCAGAATGATGCTACTAATATTTTATTTGTTTTTACTGGTGTTACTTCTAAAGAGTACAAGGGTCTTAACCCAGGAAGGATGATTAGAATGAAAAATGATGATTATGATTATGCGGTTAACAAATATCAGGATGAGCTAGAGTATAAATCTTCCATCTATAGAATTTGGGGCGGGATTGTAAATTATAAAAAAGAAGCTGGTACTTATAGAGTTGAAGGAGTATGGCCAGATTATCAATTTCTGGAAAATGCTTCTATGGTAAGTGGAAGATTTTTGAACTATACTGATCAGGAAGGCTATGAAAAAGTGGTAGTTGTTGGGAATAAGGTTAAAACAGATCTATTTAAAGATGGGGAAGATCCAATTGGAAAATTCATTGAGGTTTCCGGTATTAACTTTAAGGTAGTTGGAGTATATACAGATCCGGGAGGCGAAAGAGAAGAAGCTAGAGTATTTTTGCCTTTATCTACAGCCAACAGAGTTTTTGGAGGTAAGAACGAGTTAAATTTTCTCTCCTTTACGCTTAAGCCGGAAGAGAATTTTGAAGCTGCTTTAGCTTCTTCTCAAAAATTTTCAGAAGAATTAGAATCTCATTTAAAAGAAAAGCATACTGTAGCTCCAGATGATGATAGTGCAATTACCATCCAAAATTCTTTAGAGAATGCTAAAAGGTTCTATGACCTTATGGATATGATAAAATACTTCTTCTGGGGAGTAGGTATTTGTACTATTGTTGCCGGTATTGTTGGGGTAAGCAATATCATGCTTATTATTGTAAAAGAACGAACCCGAGAAATTGGGGTAAGAAAAGCATTGGGAGCAGAACCCTTGTCTATAATTGTTATGGTGCTTCATGAATCTATTTTTGTTACAACAATTGCCGGATTTACAGGTCTCATTTTTAGTTTAGGTCTTCTAGAGCTAGCCGGGCCAATGATAGAGACGCAATATATTACCAATCCATCTGTAGATTTTCAGGTGGCTATTACCACGGTATTCATTTTGATAATAGCAGGAGCCATAGCAGGATTCTTTCCGGCATGGCGTGCTGCCAAGATTAAACCTATAGTTGCCTTAAGAGACGAATAA
- a CDS encoding ABC transporter ATP-binding protein produces the protein MIEIKDLHKSYKMGSNSLHVLKGINFNVAEGELVSIMGSSGSGKSTLLNILGMLDEADSGTYTLDGLLIKNLNEKIAARYRNKFLGFIFQSFNLINYKSALDNVALPLYYQGVGRGERIDIAMGYLEKVGLAKWSGHLPNELSGGQKQRVAIARALASNPKVLLADEPTGALDTKTSYEVMDLIQGINDEGRTILIVTHEHDIAQMTKRIVNLKDGLIIDDTKVNQVRALSNV, from the coding sequence ATGATTGAAATTAAAGACTTGCACAAATCTTATAAGATGGGTTCTAATTCTCTTCATGTTTTGAAGGGGATAAACTTTAATGTAGCAGAAGGTGAGCTTGTTTCTATCATGGGTTCTTCAGGTTCAGGAAAATCTACACTACTTAATATATTAGGAATGCTGGATGAAGCAGATTCTGGCACCTATACGCTAGATGGTTTATTGATCAAAAATTTGAATGAGAAGATAGCAGCCAGATACCGAAATAAGTTCCTCGGATTTATTTTTCAATCTTTCAACCTTATAAATTACAAAAGTGCACTAGATAATGTGGCTCTTCCCTTATACTATCAAGGTGTGGGTAGAGGAGAGCGCATAGATATTGCAATGGGGTATCTGGAAAAAGTTGGTCTCGCAAAATGGTCCGGGCACTTGCCTAATGAACTTTCTGGAGGGCAAAAACAAAGAGTGGCTATAGCCAGAGCTTTAGCTTCCAATCCTAAAGTATTATTAGCCGATGAGCCTACAGGTGCATTAGATACCAAAACTTCTTATGAGGTAATGGATCTTATTCAGGGAATAAATGATGAAGGGCGTACGATACTTATAGTTACGCATGAGCATGATATTGCTCAAATGACCAAGCGAATAGTAAACCTGAAAGATGGTTTAATTATAGATGATACAAAGGTTAATCAGGTAAGAGCTTTAAGTAATGTTTGA
- a CDS encoding DUF420 domain-containing protein: MASTKIDKIAVPTIITLSIVVPVLVLILIYLPERYNFLGVQAGTFPLFHAVLNGSTALLLIAGYYCMSIKEYKWHRNFMITAFALSSVFLISYVISKISNAPVPYGGEGFVKYLYFFILITHIVLSAIIVPLVLFTMYRGLTGQYDKHVKIARWTFPIWLYVAVTGVLVYVFMFPYY, encoded by the coding sequence ATGGCTTCAACTAAAATAGATAAAATTGCAGTTCCTACAATTATTACCCTTTCTATAGTGGTGCCGGTACTGGTGCTTATCTTAATTTATTTACCAGAAAGGTATAATTTTCTTGGAGTTCAAGCAGGAACTTTTCCGCTGTTCCACGCAGTTTTAAATGGTAGTACCGCATTGTTACTAATAGCTGGTTATTATTGTATGTCTATTAAAGAATACAAATGGCATCGCAATTTTATGATCACTGCTTTTGCATTGTCCAGTGTTTTTCTAATTAGTTATGTTATCTCTAAGATAAGTAATGCTCCTGTTCCTTATGGTGGAGAAGGTTTTGTTAAGTACTTGTACTTTTTTATCTTAATTACCCATATTGTACTTTCAGCTATAATTGTTCCATTAGTATTATTTACGATGTATAGAGGATTAACCGGGCAATATGACAAACATGTAAAAATAGCCAGATGGACGTTCCCAATATGGTTATATGTGGCGGTTACGGGGGTTTTGGTCTATGTATTTATGTTTCCTTATTATTAG
- a CDS encoding SCO family protein — MNKKNSSYIGISLIILIFGIIFIPKIVDRIGSDDIVETDRLNVKRANGDNSEVGYIEQYGKNKRVPDFQFINQDGDTISNEDYLGKVYVVEFFFSTCPSICPIMNANLINVQKEFKGNDDFGIASFTIDPEHDTPEVLKEYKEGHGISNKNWNFLTGDREEIYKVANSGFGIFADKDQTVPGGFAHSGLFALIDQEGFIRSRNDQYGNPIIYYRGSIDPENSITEGEEKAEIEELIADIKTLLK; from the coding sequence GTGAATAAGAAGAACTCATCTTATATAGGAATATCATTAATCATTTTGATTTTTGGAATTATCTTTATTCCAAAGATCGTTGATAGAATTGGTAGTGATGATATTGTGGAAACCGATAGGTTAAATGTAAAGCGCGCCAATGGTGATAATTCTGAAGTAGGCTATATAGAGCAGTATGGTAAGAATAAACGTGTGCCAGACTTTCAATTCATAAATCAGGATGGAGATACTATTTCTAATGAGGACTACCTTGGAAAGGTGTATGTTGTAGAATTTTTCTTTAGTACCTGCCCGTCAATTTGTCCTATAATGAATGCTAATTTAATTAATGTTCAAAAGGAATTTAAAGGGAATGATGATTTTGGAATTGCCTCCTTTACTATAGATCCTGAGCACGATACTCCAGAGGTATTAAAAGAGTACAAAGAAGGTCACGGTATTTCTAATAAAAACTGGAATTTTTTAACTGGAGATAGAGAAGAGATCTACAAAGTTGCAAATTCTGGTTTTGGAATATTTGCAGATAAAGATCAAACTGTTCCGGGAGGTTTTGCTCATTCAGGATTATTTGCCCTAATAGATCAGGAAGGTTTTATTAGATCTAGAAACGATCAGTATGGAAATCCTATCATCTATTACAGAGGCTCTATAGATCCTGAAAATTCTATAACTGAAGGTGAAGAAAAGGCAGAGATAGAGGAGCTAATAGCAGACATTAAAACATTATTGAAATAA
- a CDS encoding cytochrome C oxidase subunit IV family protein has product MAHDTTHTHHESNAKRIWMVFAILSVVTIVEVILGIIRPAFLIETHFLAMKLLNWIFILLTIYKAYYIAWAFMHLEGESKGLRRSVVWTAVFLISYLMFILLTEGDYIYEVYKHGYVAWDF; this is encoded by the coding sequence ATGGCACACGATACTACACATACACATCACGAATCTAATGCAAAAAGAATATGGATGGTTTTCGCTATTCTTTCTGTAGTAACTATTGTTGAAGTAATCTTAGGAATTATAAGACCAGCGTTTCTTATTGAAACTCACTTTCTAGCAATGAAATTGCTTAACTGGATCTTTATTCTTCTTACAATTTATAAAGCATATTATATTGCCTGGGCATTTATGCACTTGGAAGGCGAGTCTAAAGGTCTTAGAAGATCTGTAGTTTGGACCGCAGTATTCTTAATAAGTTACCTAATGTTTATCTTACTAACAGAAGGAGACTATATTTACGAGGTCTATAAGCATGGTTATGTTGCCTGGGACTTCTAA